A stretch of Schaalia odontolytica DNA encodes these proteins:
- the cysS gene encoding cysteine--tRNA ligase, translating to MLHLYDSKSARIQPLNPVTPGKVGIYLCGATVQGSPHVGHLRAAVSFDTLIRWLRRSGYEVTYVRNVTDIDDKILNKSAEAGWDWWAWAYRFEREFTEAYETLGVEAPTYEPRATGHIPEQLDLVQRLIDAGHAYSDGRGNVYFDVHSQPDYGSLTRQRLADMRTTEDDAQIDEAVEAGKRDPRDFALWKASKPSEPATASWDSPWGRGRPGWHLECSAMSRRYLGDEFDIHGGGIDLRFPHHENEQAQSHGAGWEFARLWVHNAWVTTKGEKMSKSLGNVLSIGALTEEYPAVAVRWALSTVHHRSAIEWGAETLPAAHAAWEKFSTFVARAIEAAGEAPASEIALAPADLPEAFVAAMDDDLNVAGALAVLHEHLKAGNAALAAGDVSGVYREQVLVRSMLDVLGLDPASEQWRGQAGIGAGASGAAAAEHSALDALVQAVLEERAAARAAKDWARADELRDRLAAAGVTVADGRDGATWSVG from the coding sequence ATGCTGCACCTGTACGACTCCAAGAGCGCCCGCATCCAGCCCCTCAACCCGGTCACCCCCGGCAAGGTCGGCATCTACCTGTGTGGCGCCACCGTGCAGGGATCCCCGCACGTCGGCCACCTGCGCGCCGCCGTCTCCTTCGACACCCTGATCCGCTGGCTGCGCCGCAGCGGCTACGAGGTCACATACGTCCGCAACGTCACCGACATCGATGACAAGATCCTGAACAAGTCGGCCGAGGCCGGCTGGGACTGGTGGGCCTGGGCATACCGCTTCGAGCGCGAATTCACCGAGGCGTACGAGACCCTCGGTGTTGAAGCTCCCACGTACGAGCCGCGCGCCACCGGCCACATCCCCGAGCAGCTCGACCTCGTCCAGCGCCTCATCGACGCGGGACACGCCTATTCGGATGGGCGCGGCAACGTCTACTTCGACGTCCACTCCCAGCCCGACTACGGCTCGCTCACCCGCCAGCGCCTGGCCGACATGCGCACCACCGAGGACGACGCCCAAATCGACGAGGCCGTCGAAGCCGGCAAACGCGACCCCCGCGACTTTGCCCTCTGGAAGGCCAGTAAGCCGTCTGAGCCGGCCACTGCCTCGTGGGACAGCCCCTGGGGACGCGGCCGACCCGGCTGGCACCTCGAATGCTCCGCCATGTCACGGCGCTACCTCGGCGACGAATTCGACATCCACGGCGGCGGCATCGACCTGCGCTTCCCGCACCACGAGAACGAGCAGGCCCAGTCCCACGGCGCCGGCTGGGAGTTCGCGCGCCTGTGGGTCCACAACGCCTGGGTGACCACCAAGGGCGAGAAGATGTCCAAGTCGCTGGGCAACGTCCTGTCGATCGGGGCGCTCACCGAGGAGTACCCAGCCGTCGCCGTGCGCTGGGCCCTGTCGACCGTCCACCACCGCTCCGCCATCGAATGGGGTGCCGAGACGCTGCCCGCCGCGCACGCCGCCTGGGAGAAGTTCTCCACCTTCGTGGCTCGTGCCATCGAGGCCGCCGGTGAGGCTCCGGCCTCTGAGATCGCCCTGGCACCCGCCGACCTGCCCGAGGCCTTCGTCGCAGCCATGGACGACGACCTCAACGTCGCCGGCGCGCTCGCGGTCCTGCACGAGCACCTCAAGGCCGGTAACGCCGCGCTTGCTGCTGGTGACGTTTCCGGTGTGTACCGCGAGCAGGTCCTGGTTCGCTCCATGCTGGACGTGCTGGGCCTGGACCCTGCCTCCGAGCAGTGGCGCGGACAGGCTGGCATCGGCGCGGGTGCCTCTGGTGCGGCTGCGGCCGAGCACTCGGCGCTGGACGCGCTGGTCCAGGCCGTGCTGGAGGAGCGGGCCGCTGCCCGCGCTGCCAAGGACTGGGCCCGTGCCGACGAGCTGCGCGACCGCCTGGCTGCCGCCGGCGTCACCGTCGCGGACGGGCGCGACGGCGCGACGTGGAGCGTTGGCTGA
- a CDS encoding DUF1697 domain-containing protein: MEYVALLRGINVGGKNKVVMSELREQIAAEGFINVRTYINSGNLLFEAGADAPRDNVAQVVEDLLARRYDFPIRLALLTVQDYLAELHSLPDWWHGEVARRDALFYTRGLDRSHVRERIEAMELGDEAVHFGEHAVFWGKFDEKNFLRTAYHKRLLREDFYRQVTIRSGSTVEKIAAMLSQG, encoded by the coding sequence ATGGAGTACGTGGCGCTGCTGCGCGGCATCAACGTCGGTGGCAAGAACAAGGTCGTCATGAGCGAGCTGCGCGAACAGATCGCCGCCGAAGGCTTCATAAACGTGCGCACCTACATCAACAGCGGCAACCTCCTCTTTGAGGCCGGGGCCGACGCCCCGCGCGATAACGTGGCCCAGGTGGTCGAGGACCTCCTGGCTCGCCGATACGACTTCCCGATCCGACTGGCCCTCCTGACGGTGCAGGACTACCTCGCGGAGCTGCACAGTCTCCCCGACTGGTGGCACGGTGAGGTCGCCCGCCGCGACGCGCTCTTCTACACACGAGGCCTGGACCGCTCCCACGTGCGTGAGCGCATCGAGGCGATGGAGCTCGGAGACGAGGCCGTACACTTCGGCGAGCACGCCGTGTTCTGGGGCAAGTTCGACGAGAAGAACTTCCTGAGGACCGCCTACCACAAGCGCCTCCTGCGCGAGGACTTCTATCGTCAGGTGACGATACGCTCCGGTTCGACGGTCGAGAAGATCGCAGCCATGCTGTCGCAGGGCTGA
- the rlmB gene encoding 23S rRNA (guanosine(2251)-2'-O)-methyltransferase RlmB — MASHSGRPGAIRKKGTKKGAQVGTGGHSRRRLEGKGPTPKAEDRTYHPAHKRKVKREAREAQEAAIARARAKSSIRVKPGHELIAGRNPVAEAARASVPIERVFVLDNVKDDRVEEVVRLASAMGAPVYEVTRRDLDVATDGAVHQGVAIEVRGYEYADASDLIAGSLQQLGHPLLVALDQVTDPHNLGAVLRSAGAFGADGVIIPERRSAGVNTTAWKVSAGAAARVPVARATNLVRALEEAKQAGYFVVGLDGGGDAPLRGLSLADGPLVVVTGAEGAGLSRLVRETCDQIVSIPIASTVESLNAAVATGIALYEVASLRAQG, encoded by the coding sequence ATGGCCTCACACAGCGGGCGCCCCGGCGCCATCCGTAAGAAGGGCACCAAGAAGGGCGCGCAGGTCGGCACCGGCGGCCACTCGCGCCGCCGCCTCGAAGGCAAGGGCCCGACCCCCAAGGCCGAGGATCGCACCTACCATCCCGCCCACAAGCGCAAGGTCAAGCGCGAGGCCCGCGAGGCCCAGGAGGCCGCGATCGCGCGCGCCCGCGCCAAGTCGTCGATCCGCGTCAAGCCCGGCCACGAGCTGATCGCCGGCCGTAACCCGGTCGCCGAGGCCGCCCGCGCCTCGGTCCCGATCGAGCGCGTATTCGTCCTCGACAACGTGAAGGACGACCGCGTGGAGGAGGTTGTGCGCCTCGCCTCGGCCATGGGCGCCCCCGTTTACGAGGTCACCCGCCGCGACCTGGATGTCGCGACCGACGGTGCCGTCCACCAGGGCGTCGCCATCGAGGTGCGCGGCTACGAGTACGCCGATGCCTCGGATCTGATCGCGGGCTCTCTGCAGCAGCTGGGCCACCCGCTCCTCGTCGCCCTCGATCAGGTGACGGACCCCCACAACCTGGGCGCTGTCCTGCGTAGTGCGGGCGCGTTCGGTGCGGACGGCGTCATCATCCCCGAGCGTCGTAGCGCGGGCGTCAACACGACCGCATGGAAGGTGTCGGCCGGTGCGGCCGCCCGCGTGCCCGTGGCTCGCGCGACGAACCTCGTGCGCGCCCTCGAGGAGGCCAAGCAGGCTGGCTACTTCGTGGTCGGCCTGGACGGCGGAGGCGATGCGCCCCTGCGTGGCCTGTCGCTGGCGGATGGCCCCCTCGTCGTCGTGACCGGTGCCGAGGGTGCGGGCCTGTCCCGCCTCGTCCGTGAGACCTGCGATCAGATCGTGTCAATCCCGATCGCCTCGACCGTTGAGTCCCTCAACGCGGCCGTTGCTACGGGCATCGCCCTGTACGAGGTGGCCTCCCTGCGCGCGCAGGGCTGA